From the genome of Streptococcus marmotae, one region includes:
- a CDS encoding helix-turn-helix transcriptional regulator, giving the protein MQGKLLVLRKEKGLSQNQVAKYLGISVTSYGDKERSKKEFTQDEMFLLGQLFDKPINDIFLPRKSL; this is encoded by the coding sequence ATGCAGGGAAAACTTTTGGTATTAAGAAAAGAAAAAGGTTTATCACAAAACCAAGTAGCCAAATATTTAGGAATTTCTGTAACTTCGTATGGTGATAAAGAACGAAGTAAAAAAGAATTCACTCAAGATGAAATGTTTTTACTTGGACAATTGTTTGATAAACCTATAAACGATATTTTTTTACCTAGAAAGTCGCTTTAA
- a CDS encoding XRE family transcriptional regulator: MEHLALFIGSKIRQYRKQSGMTQTDLADKLHTSKQTISKYEKGIIKANQDVLFKLVTIFNVSVDDFFPTETSLATTSPDAKNGTVQAINDKVVQLHPERQEIVLEVATEQLKEQEEEAREIHEPLALYSTKAITELAAGLGYSYDDNDIRTVQVEEEPPRHDIASIVNGDSMLPDYENGDIVYLKDTGFSSYSGQVCAVAINDKSYLKKVYTEDNCLRLVSINPKYDDIIIDFPPSADTHIKIYAVVGSGKVVD; this comes from the coding sequence ATGGAGCATTTAGCGTTATTCATCGGCTCAAAAATAAGACAATACAGAAAACAAAGCGGCATGACTCAAACGGATCTCGCTGACAAATTGCACACAAGTAAACAAACTATCAGCAAATATGAAAAAGGGATAATAAAAGCTAATCAAGATGTACTTTTTAAATTAGTGACTATATTCAATGTATCCGTTGATGATTTTTTTCCAACAGAAACATCTTTAGCCACCACCTCACCAGACGCAAAAAATGGCACCGTACAAGCGATAAATGATAAGGTAGTACAATTACACCCCGAACGCCAAGAAATCGTTCTGGAGGTCGCCACGGAGCAACTAAAGGAGCAAGAAGAGGAAGCAAGAGAAATACATGAACCCCTTGCCCTGTATTCAACCAAGGCAATAACCGAACTAGCGGCGGGGCTTGGCTATTCCTACGATGACAACGATATAAGGACGGTACAAGTAGAAGAGGAACCCCCGCGACATGACATCGCTAGCATCGTCAACGGTGATAGCATGTTACCAGATTATGAAAATGGCGACATTGTCTATTTAAAAGATACGGGCTTTTCTAGCTACTCTGGCCAAGTCTGCGCCGTAGCGATTAATGATAAGTCTTATCTAAAAAAAGTCTATACAGAAGATAATTGCTTGCGCTTAGTTTCCATCAATCCAAAATATGATGATATTATTATTGATTTTCCACCATCAGCAGATACCCATATCAAAATATATGCCGTCGTTGGATCTGGTAAGGTGGTAGACTGA
- a CDS encoding EbhA encodes MKNKKIWLVATSVIIVLAAVAYYLYIFTPHQNAVNTFEVAKEMVSNKNKKLESSIAEAQELVKADEKPLEDKTLDNLKATLEAANKEKRKIPEIAKKTEDILEQAKELEQPLDYTETETKITDAIKEYQNSITQLKQITNPSQAFIEERLKEVDTVTEVQSVTEANDPNGKLNKQGGYTASVYFADNQVNIPVDGADIVAKGNDVGGNIEVYNTTEDAEKRNTYLSAFDGQGFLDPGSHYVYGSIIIRTSRHLTASQQKELTDKIYNKLIELK; translated from the coding sequence ATGAAAAATAAAAAAATCTGGCTTGTTGCCACATCAGTGATTATAGTCTTAGCTGCAGTTGCTTATTATTTATATATCTTTACCCCTCACCAGAATGCGGTAAACACTTTTGAAGTAGCTAAAGAAATGGTTAGCAATAAAAACAAAAAACTAGAAAGCTCAATTGCCGAAGCTCAAGAACTCGTAAAAGCTGACGAAAAGCCGTTAGAGGATAAGACCCTAGACAATTTAAAAGCAACCTTGGAAGCAGCAAACAAAGAAAAAAGAAAAATCCCTGAAATAGCAAAGAAAACAGAAGATATTTTAGAGCAAGCAAAGGAACTAGAACAGCCGTTAGACTATACGGAAACCGAAACCAAAATCACTGACGCTATAAAAGAATACCAGAACAGCATTACCCAACTAAAACAAATTACAAATCCTTCCCAAGCGTTCATCGAAGAGCGCTTAAAAGAAGTTGATACCGTTACAGAAGTTCAATCTGTTACAGAAGCCAATGATCCAAACGGTAAATTAAATAAACAAGGAGGATATACAGCTTCCGTTTATTTTGCAGATAACCAAGTCAACATACCTGTTGATGGCGCTGATATTGTAGCTAAAGGAAATGACGTTGGAGGGAATATTGAAGTTTACAACACAACCGAAGACGCCGAAAAACGTAACACATATCTCAGTGCTTTTGACGGTCAAGGATTTTTAGATCCAGGTTCGCATTATGTTTACGGCTCTATTATAATTCGTACATCAAGGCACCTAACAGCAAGTCAACAAAAAGAACTAACGGACAAAATTTATAACAAACTAATTGAACTGAAATAA
- a CDS encoding GTP pyrophosphokinase, giving the protein MLEKVERLIAEINRIHLAYSQDYFETGKVEKVNLKHTFSKVPVKAILDYRLNLHESINDYLMKADVKDIAYVYRVKTSESIVDKIERFSERQDGYPVNSILNDIFGARIILSSADIALVMEKLDDWKEQFGLKNWYLRDKDNYTGIHVYFKNKSNHYYPWELQIWDEKDVDRNIESHRLYKRNFV; this is encoded by the coding sequence ATGCTAGAAAAAGTAGAACGCTTAATCGCTGAAATTAACCGAATCCATCTCGCTTACTCGCAAGATTATTTTGAGACGGGAAAAGTTGAAAAAGTAAATTTAAAACACACCTTTTCAAAAGTACCAGTAAAGGCAATTCTGGATTATCGCCTAAACCTACACGAATCCATCAATGACTATTTAATGAAAGCAGATGTAAAAGATATCGCCTATGTTTACCGCGTCAAGACCTCCGAAAGTATCGTAGACAAGATAGAACGCTTTTCAGAAAGACAAGACGGCTACCCAGTCAACTCCATTCTCAACGATATTTTCGGCGCTCGTATCATTCTTTCATCGGCAGATATTGCGCTAGTCATGGAAAAGCTAGACGACTGGAAAGAACAGTTCGGGCTAAAAAATTGGTACTTACGGGACAAAGACAACTATACTGGTATCCACGTCTACTTCAAAAATAAAAGCAATCACTATTACCCGTGGGAGTTACAAATTTGGGACGAAAAAGACGTTGATAGAAACATTGAAAGCCATAGACTATATAAACGCAATTTTGTATAA
- a CDS encoding Fic family protein, translated as MTYKPDYLDDILVRMAYHSSGIEGNTISLPETVSIIIENSLPGNHKSIREFYEIENHKQAFNFLLDQLDVLPPLTVGLIQDFHALLTDRLQHDRGRFKTAQNAIIGAEFKTATPAETPYLMTQWADNTSYRLESAKSIPELLNVLADTHIQLERIHPFSDGNGRTGRLILMYLAMRYLKAPIIISKDDRAKYMELLANQDTAGLADLLKQSLDYEKERMNQF; from the coding sequence ATGACGTATAAACCCGATTATCTAGACGACATACTTGTCCGCATGGCTTATCACTCAAGCGGTATAGAAGGGAATACCATCTCACTCCCTGAAACGGTCAGCATCATCATTGAAAATAGCCTACCAGGCAACCATAAAAGCATTCGGGAGTTCTATGAGATTGAAAATCACAAGCAAGCATTTAACTTTCTTCTGGATCAGCTAGACGTCCTACCACCGCTTACCGTTGGCTTGATACAAGACTTTCATGCACTTCTAACAGATAGGCTACAGCATGACCGCGGACGCTTTAAAACGGCGCAAAACGCCATTATCGGGGCAGAATTTAAGACCGCAACCCCAGCAGAAACACCCTACTTGATGACCCAGTGGGCAGACAATACAAGCTACCGCCTAGAAAGCGCCAAAAGTATCCCCGAATTGCTCAACGTGCTAGCAGATACCCATATCCAGCTGGAGCGTATCCACCCATTTTCAGACGGAAACGGACGAACAGGGCGCCTAATTCTGATGTATCTGGCCATGAGATACTTAAAAGCTCCCATAATCATCAGCAAAGACGACCGCGCAAAGTATATGGAACTTCTAGCCAATCAAGACACCGCTGGACTAGCTGACCTGCTCAAACAGTCGCTAGACTATGAGAAAGAAAGAATGAACCAGTTTTAA
- a CDS encoding type I toxin-antitoxin system Fst family toxin gives MATFLTVFIAPLLVAILTALFEYWLHSRNK, from the coding sequence ATGGCTACATTTCTTACCGTGTTTATTGCACCTTTGCTTGTTGCTATCCTGACAGCATTGTTTGAGTATTGGCTCCACTCACGCAATAAATAA